The proteins below come from a single Malus domestica chromosome 03, GDT2T_hap1 genomic window:
- the LOC114824232 gene encoding rRNA 2'-O-methyltransferase fibrillarin 1-like, whose product MIIHMFYGFLIEYNRGNIGVARVAHCGSGNHGVHRGPASPPSVHRGQAPGIRRGPDNPRGLRRGPAPGDRIRPGELSPICKGFRRSFAPLVAAAVAEPSIETAPGYEWLRLGVERLALKGFKESSQQLIVFFSSTDAACKAMNVDGTRVEYRVWNPFRSKLGAAILAGIDYHWDCEFLHLGQYYRHVEQILLYLIVLEVVYAVEVSPRGGRDLVNMAKKRTNVIPIIVHARHPARYWMLVSLVDVIFADVAQPDQARILGLNANYFLKVGGCCLISIKANCIDSTLPAEKVYEHEMERMGAEQLTPKQRVTHEPFERDHACVVGGYRMPIKIENELSESWCMHACLQKIVSLLRFSSARILL is encoded by the exons ATGATTATCCATATGTTTTATGGATTTTTGATTGAATATAATAGAGGTAATATTGGTGTTGCTCGTGTTGCCCACTGTGGTTCTGGTAATCATGGTGTCCATAGAGGCCCTGCAAGCCCTCCTAGTGTTCACCGAGGCCAGGCTCCTGGTATTCGTAGAGGCCCCGATAACCCTCGTGGTCTCCGCAGAGGACCAGCTCCTGGTGACCGCATAAGACCAGGTGAATTATCACCCATATG CAAAGGCTTCCGGCGGAGTTTTGCACCACTAGTTGCTGCTGCTGTGGCTGAGCCGTCGATTGAGACTGCTCC AGGTTATGAATGGCTGAGGCTAGGAGTTGAGAGGCTGGCGTTAAAGGGTTTTAAAGAGTCAAGCCAACAACTAATTGTGTTCTTTAGTTCCACCGATGCCGCATGCAAGGCCATG AATGTAGATGGAACCAGGGTGGAATATAGGGTTTGGAACCCCTTTCGTTCAAAGCTGGGAGCTGCAATCTTGGCTGGCATTGACTATCATTGGGATTGTGAGTTCCTACATCTTGGACAATATTATAGACATGTGGAGCAGATTTTATTATACTTAATAGTCTTAGAAGTGGTGTATGCGGTTGAAGTTTCCCCTAGAGGTGGTAGGGACTTGGTAAACATGGCAAAGAAGAGAACTAATGTCATACCAATCATCGTACACGCAAGACACCCAGCCAGATATTGGATGCTCGTCAGCCTTGTAGATGTCATATTTGCAGATGTTGCTCAGCCTGATCAG GCAAGGATTTTAGGTTTGAATGCAAATTATTTCCTCAAAGTAGGAGGTTGTTGTTTGATCTCAATCAAG GCAAATTGCATAGACTCCACTCTTCCTGCTGAGAAAGTTTATGAACATGAAATGGAAAGAATGGGGGCAGAACAGTTGACGCCTAAACAAAGGGTGACACATGAGCCATTTGAACGAGACCATGCTTGCGTAGTTGGTGGATACCGAATGCCAATAAAGATAGAAAATGAACTCTCTGAAAGTTGGTGTATGCATGCATGCCTGCAGAAGATTGTCTCTCTTTTGAGATTCAGCTCTGCTAGAATACTCTTATGA